Within Actinomycetes bacterium, the genomic segment CGCGGACCAGGCTCAGCGCGGTGGCCAGGTCACGGTGGCCCTCACCGTTGGCGGCCAGACCGCGCGCGGTCAGGTCGGTGAACAGGTCCCAGTCGACGAGCACCCTGCTACCCAGGCTCACCGTGCCGTCCGAGCCGCGCCGCAGGTGCGGGTCGCCCTCGGCGTCGGCGCCCAGCCAGTTGCGGGCCCGGCTGATGGCCTCGTTGCGGGTGGACAGCCGCACCGCCTTGTTCGGCCAGACGACGTCATCGAGCGCGGCGGCACTGACCGTCCGCCCGGGGCGGGTGGCCAGGTAGACGATCAGCTCGGTGACGACCGCGACCCGCTCCGGGTCGATCTCACCGGGCGCGTGGACCTGCACGGGGCCCATGACGGCGACCTTGGGCACGGTGGTGTCGGTGGGGTCGAGGAACGCGGCGACCGCCGCGTCGAGCTCGTCGGCGGGCGGCGGATCCTCCGTGGCGGGTTCCCCGGCGGGCTCGGGTAACAACCCGGTTGGCCCGGCCGGCTCGGGCGGTTCGGTGATGACCAGCCGGGGGCCGGTTGTGACCGTCGGGCCGGGCGTAGCCGGGATCGGCGGCTCGTCGCTCGCGGGGGGCGGTGGGGTTCGTGCGGCGGCGGTGCGCGACGCCTCCGCCCAGGCGGCGCCGGCCCCGTGGGCCGGAGGGCGCGGTGTGAAGGGGCGGGGGTGGCCGAGTCGGTGCAGGTCGTCGACGAGGTGCAGCATCGCGATGTCGGTCAGGTCGGGGCGGGTGGCGTGCCGCAGCCCGGCGATCCGCTCGGCCGGGCCGAGGAGCTGGCTGCCGGCCCGGGCCAGCGAGTGGGCAAGGTCGCGGTAGGCGGCCACTGTGGTCACGGCCTGCGCCCGGGTGTCGAACGGCGTGACGGTGACGGTGCCGACCCCGGCGGCGAGCTGCTCGGCGGTGTCCCGGGCCAGCTCCCCGAACACGGTCCGGATCTCCCGGGTGCTCGGGGTGGTCACGGCAGCTGCCCGGTGGTGCCGACGTGCGCGGTGCCCAGCAGGTGACCACCCGGGACACCGCGAGCAGCTCCGCGGTGTCCAGCGGCCGCTCGGGGTCACGCAGCAGCCCGGTCGCCACGTCCAGGGCGACCCGGAGCAGCCCGGCCAGCCCGGCCCGGCCCTCGTCCAGGTCCCCGTCGGGGATCGGCACCAGGTCCAAGCCCACACCGTTCGCGGCCAGCTCAGGGCAGGCCCACTCGAGCTCCTCGACCGCCTCCGCCAGATCCAACGCCACCGTCGACAGTGGCTGTTCGTCGACCAGCGGGCCGGCCAGCGACAGCAGCAGCGCGGCGGTCTGCGCGGCGAACAGCACCGCCCACAACGCGTCCAACCCGACGCCCAGGCGGTCCACGACCCGTCCCGCCGTGACTTCCCACGATTCCACCGTCACCGCGCATCTCCCGATCCGGTTGCCGTTCCCGTCCTGTTCGACGGTGCCGTCGTCCCGTATGACCGGCCACCGTCGACGCCGGATCTGTGGACACCGGGATGGCCGCCCACCGAAGAAGTGCCCGTCCCGCCCGGGCCAGACCGACAAGATCACCACCCAGGTCGCATTACTGACCCGAGAATGACCTCAACCACGGCGCGACAGCATCCGGGCGTAGCCCGGATGAGCCACCCCGGAAGGGTTTCCGCGGTTCTTGTGTCAGGCGGCGGGGTCGAGGACGACGGTGTGACCGAGTCGTTCGAGCTGGGCGACCAGGCGTCGTGCGTGCGCCTCGTCGTTGCGCTTCGTGAGCCAGTCGGGGCCGAGGTCCTGGTAGGGCTCGTCGCGTTCGAGCATCCAGTAGGCCGACACGAGCATGGAGTGCGCGACCGCGACCGCGGCGCGGCCCTGTCCTCGCCGGGACGCGATCCGCTTGAACTGGGACGCGAGGTAGGTGTTCTTGGTCCGGGACGCGGAGTTGGCGGCCTCGACCAGCATCGAGCAGAGCCACTTGTTGCCGCGCCGGGATCCCGCGGGGGTGCGCTTGCCGGCCGACTCGTGCACCGCGGGCGCGACCCCGACCCACGCGGACAGCTGCTCGGGCGACCCGAATCGGGTCATGTCCCCACCGGTCTCGG encodes:
- a CDS encoding bacterial transcriptional activator domain-containing protein, whose amino-acid sequence is MTTPSTREIRTVFGELARDTAEQLAAGVGTVTVTPFDTRAQAVTTVAAYRDLAHSLARAGSQLLGPAERIAGLRHATRPDLTDIAMLHLVDDLHRLGHPRPFTPRPPAHGAGAAWAEASRTAAARTPPPPASDEPPIPATPGPTVTTGPRLVITEPPEPAGPTGLLPEPAGEPATEDPPPADELDAAVAAFLDPTDTTVPKVAVMGPVQVHAPGEIDPERVAVVTELIVYLATRPGRTVSAAALDDVVWPNKAVRLSTRNEAISRARNWLGADAEGDPHLRRGSDGTVSLGSRVLVDWDLFTDLTARGLAANGEGHRDLATALSLVRGQPFAHVPPRRYGWLPETYLEQDIAAAVVDTAHRLATQRLAAGDPKGARHAARQAQLIDRYDERPWRDLLLAEQHLGNRGAIRTLVEDLTTTLEVDVDDDLTEETQQLIQQLTAEGALPSRSRSAP